The following coding sequences lie in one Apium graveolens cultivar Ventura chromosome 1, ASM990537v1, whole genome shotgun sequence genomic window:
- the LOC141667827 gene encoding cold-regulated 413 plasma membrane protein 2-like, with the protein MRQSRSYIAMKTDTMASEVLSSDFKELGEVAKKLANHAIKLGGFGFGTSFLAWVASFAAIYLLILDRTNWRTKILTALLVPYIFLTLPSIIFNLFRGEIGKWIAFVAVVLRLFFPDRVPSSLEMPGALILILVVSPSLLADTIRNDWIGVAICLAIGCYLLQEHIRASGGFRNSFTKSHGVSNSVGIILLLVYPVWSLVLILL; encoded by the exons ATGAGGCAGAGCAGAAGTTATATTGCAATGAAAACTGATACAATGGCTAGTGAAGTTCTTAGTTCTGACTTTAAAGAGCTAGGTGAAGTTGCTAAAAAACTGGCTAACCATGCTATCAAGCTTGGTGGCTTTGGATTTGGGACTTCTTTTCTTGCATGGGTTGCCTCTTTTGCAGCTAT TTATCTGTTGATCCTGGATAGAACCAACTGGAGAACCAAGATTTTAACAGCACTTCTTGTTCCTTACATCTTCCTGACTCTTCCTTCAATAATCTTTAACTTGTTCAG GGGAGAAATTGGTAAATGGATTGCCTTTGTTGCTGTAGTATTGCGCCTGTTCTTCCCTGATCGCGTCCCAA GTTCTCTAGAAATGCCAGGTGCATTGATCCTTATCCTTGTGGTATCGCCTAGCTTGCTTGCAGACACCATAAGGAATGACTGGATTGGCGTAGCGATATGTCTTGCCATTGGATGTTACCTGTTGCAAGAACACATACGTGCATCAGGAGGATTTAGGAATTCATTTACAAAGAGCCATGGCGTTTCAAACTCAGTAGGCATCATCCTTTTGTTGGTGTACCCAGTCTGGTCTCTTGTACTCATACTACTGTAA
- the LOC141667820 gene encoding RING-H2 finger protein ATL65, which produces MPSKPLHSIMFKTSPSPSPSPSPGPRATLNSNNNTILSSPSPSPTPSQIQSSTATSSSPPSQQPVKFTPPLIAMVAIVATAFLLITYSRLLFRKFLHFRAKFRRYRRRRRFITSYNPSSAGDNTVESPPYISDLIDNYQIFSPYGLDDTTIKTIPLTIYTRKSSSHECAVCLLEFEESEYIRTLPVCNHTFHVDCIDIWLRSHANCPLCRTGIFRPSSPFVPVMAARIRPSLDEIIVESAILETLTETPPDYETNVGEITVDLSGNDLSEDRLIRRNFLLKRSYSFGFERNLGSERLMNEPPMTSPWRYRRSGGLWSAKRPSPFSTLTKHRVFSLRYYRGMKSPFFRQKGSSGGGVFPMTESRYGCGSSRRRKSFASPIFIRSSERRTVLSSSSESRLRCGDPEALLSPERYNRR; this is translated from the coding sequence ATGCCCTCTAAACCCCTCCACTCCATCATGTTCAAAACATCCCCCTCTCCCTCCCCTTCCCCCTCTCCCGGGCCGCGAGCAACACTTAACTCCAACAATAATACGATATTGTCCTCTCCGTCCCCCTCCCCCACACCTTCACAAATCCAATCATCAACTGCCACATCATCATCACCACCATCACAACAACCAGTAAAATTCACCCCACCACTAATCGCAATGGTAGCGATCGTCGCAACAGCTTTCTTACTAATAACCTACTCTCGTCTCCTCTTTCGAAAATTCCTCCATTTTCGCGCCAAATTTCGTCGATACCGCCGCCGCCGTCGCTTCATCACTTCATACAACCCGTCCTCCGCCGGCGACAACACCGTCGAATCTCCGCCGTATATTTCCGATCTCATAGACAACTACCAAATCTTCTCGCCTTACGGTCTCGATGACACGACGATCAAAACAATTCCGTTAACAATCTACACACGCAAGAGCAGCTCTCACGAATGCGCAGTTTGTTTACTCGAATTCGAAGAAAGTGAATATATACGTACACTTCCTGTATGTAATCATACATTTCACGTCGATTGTATTGATATTTGGTTACGATCACACGCCAATTGTCCGTTATGTAGAACTGGAATATTTCGTCCCAGCTCTCCGTTTGTTCCGGTTATGGCAGCGAGAATTAGGCCAAGTCTCGACGAGATTATTGTCGAAAGCGCGATTCTGGAGACATTAACAGAAACACCGCCTGATTACGAAACAAATGTAGGGGAAATTACAGTTGATTTATCAGGAAATGATTTATCGGAAGATAGATTAATTCGTCGTAATTTTTTATTAAAACGTTCGTATTCTTTTGGATTTGAGCGGAATTTAGGTTCCGAAAGATTAATGAACGAGCCTCCGATGACTTCTCCGTGGCGATACCGAAGAAGCGGAGGCTTGTGGAGTGCTAAACGTCCTTCACCATTTAGTACATTAACGAAACACCGCGTATTTTCGTTAAGGTACTATAGAGGAATGAAATCTCCGTTTTTCCGCCAAAAAGGTTCTTCTGGCGGCGGAGTATTTCCAATGACGGAGTCAAGGTACGGTTGCGGGAGCTCGCGAAGGAGAAAGTCTTTCGCGAGCCCCATATTTATAAGATCATCGGAACGGAGGACTGTTCTATCTTCATCTTCGGAGAGTCGGTTACGGTGCGGGGATCCCGAGGCATTGTTATCACCGGAGAGGTATAATCGAAGGTGA
- the LOC141667836 gene encoding CASP-like protein 5C1 has translation MCQYRITIDKCKMAMDEVPGSVGTSASLALRLGQTIFSSASLLFMSLGVPFYSYTSFCFLVTIMGLVIPWSFTLALIDGYSVLVKCPIRRSGMAILVMIIIGDCVLSILTLAGACSTASVADLLMRADAPYCPSKVCSRYQLSATMAFLSWSLSLASSLFNLWLLPRI, from the exons ATGTGCCAGTACAGGATCACAATTGATAAGTGTAAAATGGCCATGGATGAAGTACCAGGCTCTGTTGGAACCAGTGCTAGCTTAGCTTTGAGACTGGGCCAAACTATCTTCTCCTCCGCTTCTCTTCTCTTCATGTCCCTAGGTGTTCCATTCTACAGTTATACCTCTTTCTG CTTTTTGGTAACAATCATGGGCTTGGTGATCCCGTGGAGTTTCACTTTGGCACTAATTGATGGATACTCTGTCCTAGTTAAATGCCCTATACGTCGATCTGGAATGGCAATACTAGTGATGATCATCATAGGCGATTGT GTTTTATCAATTCTTACACTCGCTGGAGCGTGCTCGACAGCTAGCGTAGCTGATCTTTTGATGAGAGCAGATGCACCATATTGCCCTTCGAAAGTGTGTAGCAGATATCAGCTATCTGCTACAATGGCCTTCCTTTCATGGTCCCTTTCTTTGGCTTCATCTCTGTTTAATCTATGGTTGCTTCCGCGCATTTGA
- the LOC141667861 gene encoding uncharacterized protein LOC141667861: MKYTKELISHFSHPQHKIKFEYTETPFKCDGCKEAGIGSKYTCKICDYDLHMYCAIPTSPSIFHPFYSKCSFQFLAHPPGTKARYCNACRKDVMGFVYHCHLCGYDLHPCCAMLPTMLDDGEMKLFLYRKVRSTCHKCGRKGRRSWSYRSKCKKYNLHVACVKEMLVETWHEIYFGGRLNFYGLKNGIPSLKGTLMQNQHRRSKTKVRKCCEIGALALQFVISAVLGDPTTLIVGVVGSLMSK; the protein is encoded by the coding sequence ATGAAGTACACCAAAGAGCTCATATCTCACTTTAGCCACCCCCAACACAAGATCAAATTCGAGTATACAGAAACACCATTCAAATGTGATGGCTGCAAAGAAGCTGGAATAGGATCAAAATACACATGCAAAATCTGTGACTATGATCTCCACATGTATTGTGCAATCCCTACATCCCCATCGATATTTCATCCTTTCTACTCCAAATGTTCGTTCCAATTCTTAGCACATCCACCTGGCACCAAAGCACGCTACTGCAACGCATGCAGAAAAGACGTGATGGGGTTTGTTTACCACTGCCATTTATGTGGATATGATCTACATCCGTGTTGCGCGATGCTCCCCACCATGCTTGATGATGGAGAAATGAAGTTGTTTTTGTACAGGAAGGTAAGGTCGACGTGTCACAAGTGTGGTAGAAAAGGAAGGAGGAGTTGGAGTTACAGGTCCAAATGCAAGAAATATAATTTGCATGTGGCTTGTGTGAAGGAGATGTTAGTTGAAACATGGCATGAGATATATTTTGGGGGTAGGTTAAATTTCTACGGGTTGAAAAATGGGATTCCTAGTTTGAAGGGGACACTAATGCAAAATCAGCATAGGAGAAGCAAAACAAAAGTGAGGAAATGTTGCGAGATTGGGGCTTTGGCTTTGCAATTTGTTATATCAGCAGTTCTTGGAGATCCTACAACTCTGATAGTTGGAGTTGTGGGCTCGTTGATGTCAAAGTAG
- the LOC141667850 gene encoding plastid division protein PDV2 has protein sequence MDVDGIGLVLARACELRSKISSCIQKTSTQINGITEEEDDAQMGKEKTHFSGSNLVDNEGVDEDLCSIQDAFESLETQLSALQALQQQQHYERETTLAEIDYSRQKLLKKLKEYRGEDLEVLREATAFASETVEDNNDLLLPPYPRRPFRSLVSENGFLSRLPSTFTYPQNGLTNGDPSNEMGATLQDSERHKLPSESKSRFRLFINVATKTVLTLVSVVGFLSLAGFDPKLRKRDAQFNVSGRFQRQGTEGKTPRVHCPPGKVLVVEDGEARCLVKERVEVPFKSVDMTPNVNYGCG, from the exons ATGGATGTAGATGGTATTGGGTTAGTTTTGGCAAGGGCTTGTGAGCTGAGGTCCAAGATTAGTTCTTGTATTCAAAAAACATCAACCCAAATCAATGGAATAACTGAAGAAGAAGATGATGCACAAATGGGTAAAGAAAAGACCCATTTTTCTGGGTCTAATTTAGTGGATAATGAAGGTGTAGATGAGGATCTTTGCAGCATTCAAGATGCATTTGAGTCTCTTGAAACCCAGCTTTCTGCTTTGCAG GCATTACAACAGCAGCAACATTATGAAAGGGAAACAACACTGGCTGAGATTGATTACAGCCGCCAGAAGTTGCTCAAGAAGTTGAAGGAGTATAGAGGTGAGGACCTAGAAGTTCTAAGGGAGGCTACTGCTTTTGCTAGTGAAACAGTGGAAGACAACAATGATCTTCTTCTTCCTCCATATCCAAGACGGCCCTTTCGTTCTCTAGTTTCTGAGAATGGCTTCCTTTCACGCTTGCCTTCCACATTTACTTATCCTCAAAATGGGTTGACAAATGGTGACCCATCAAATGAAATGGGTGCAACTCTCCAAGATTCTGAAAGACATAAATTGCCATCTGAATCTAAGAGCCGATTTAGACTTTTTATCAACGTGGCAACCAAGACAGTACTTACTCTAGTCAGTGTAGTAGGGTTCTTAAGTTTAGCTGGTTTTGACCCTAAGCTCAGAAAAAGGGATGCTCAATTCAATGTTTCAGGGAGATTTCAAAGGCAAGGGACGGAAGGAAAGACACCAAGGGTTCATTGCCCACCAGGAAAAGTCCTGGTGGTTGAAGATGGTGAAGCTCGATGCCTTGTCAAAGAAAGAGTTGAAGTTCCATTCAAGTCAGTCGATATGACACCCAATGTTAATTACGGGTGCGGATAA